The region TCCAGGGCTTTCTTTGCCGGGTACGGCTTGACCCCCAGCCGCTGCGCCGCCAGCGCTTCGGTGACGCGGCCTTCTTCCTGCAGCAGGGCCACGCAGCGGGCCACCAGGCTGTATTGCCAGATCACTGCGCCCATCAGCTTGAAAGGGTCCTCGCCGGATGCCAGAAGCCGCCGCAACTGCGTCAATGCTTCGCCGGGCCGCCCGGCAGTGGCTGCGCCCAGCATGGCAAAGCTGTCCCCTGGAGGCTCCCGGCCGACGACGCGATGAACAGTGACGCGGTCCAGAGCGCCGTCCAGCAGAGCCAGCTTGTTCAACTCGCCGACGATGCCTGCAAGGTCAGGCCCAAACACCTCACCCAGATACGCAGCGGCGTCGCGCTCCAGAGGAAGCCCAGCTTTTTTGGCACGCTGCACCACCCAACCGGTCACGTCTCCTGGTTTAACCGGTGCTGGCGAAGGGATGACCTCGCCGTGTTTTTCGTACAGCTTGAGGCGGGTCGCCGGCGGAGCCTCGTCAAGCAGCGCGACCGTGACCGGCGC is a window of Deinococcus deserti VCD115 DNA encoding:
- the holA gene encoding DNA polymerase III subunit delta, encoding MALLAFTGNRFLADETLRDSLRARGLNPRELPRLGGEDVSAEGLRPHLSPGLFGDGGVIVDLEGVKADKALLELLSGAPVTVALLDEAPPATRLKLYEKHGEVIPSPAPVKPGDVTGWVVQRAKKAGLPLERDAAAYLGEVFGPDLAGIVGELNKLALLDGALDRVTVHRVVGREPPGDSFAMLGAATAGRPGEALTQLRRLLASGEDPFKLMGAVIWQYSLVARCVALLQEEGRVTEALAAQRLGVKPYPAKKALDVARRLNEARMRGHLSRILEADLGMKRGLDAGTVLERLIVQLSV